One window of Nitrospirota bacterium genomic DNA carries:
- a CDS encoding GAF domain-containing protein: MELLALLTNRDDIIPEVKTALKKYTVYPLKTQEEFEDLHTNIPINLLLIDSGSHRLSHLGDLLGKMDNDTVILITPEKLDRFAIGNLPPGIFDCVHIQEVRAELLAVTERALDKQRLKNLMTLLKPSKDNFIVSEADNEDGLYAGQQPGYRQMRFEGFPLKDGFGEGKSLQKKALVNFAKMLTVSFDMRKLFNHFMDSVAEIIHVSKMSVMLKDKDGFYIKTHYGLDPYIADNLRLKKDSALVIWLARTGRIRHKPLSPGDTASVNINKEMELLQCSFSFPLLHKGKLIGIFNIDNKITEEPFYREELEIIYVLCNYLAAAVKDIDLYHQIRYQKEFTKNILSSMTSGVIAIDKDEKITVFNQQAGVILDMNPAEMIGCDLRSLPSPLGDLLYETMTTGTTYRRYEAEILEKKLPIGINSYRLLDEGQSPAGAGIVFSDLSDFKGLEEQKRRVERLETMNDLMAKIAHEVRNPMTSIYTYTQLLHDKYKDEELNNFYTTAVFQAIHKLDSLIDKLVIFSSKPEYNLNKENLNSIIDESADYIKKTLPESHKFSKQNFDIKVFVHADRKLLAKAICYLIFNAIDLTPKGAFIYLGANNMSDDGAYAEILIRYNGVELSDKERQDMLKPLVNIDNLGSELNIPISRKIIEEHNGSLDLKSGQGANSFVIRLPVIDRVEELNGSRSITYKGGDN; the protein is encoded by the coding sequence ATGGAACTTCTGGCACTGCTTACAAACAGGGATGATATTATTCCCGAGGTCAAAACGGCGCTGAAAAAATATACGGTATACCCGCTTAAGACACAGGAGGAATTTGAAGACCTGCATACGAATATCCCGATTAACCTTCTGCTGATAGATTCTGGTTCGCACCGGCTGTCCCATCTTGGAGACCTGCTTGGGAAGATGGATAATGATACGGTCATACTTATCACACCTGAGAAACTTGACAGGTTTGCCATCGGAAATCTGCCGCCGGGAATTTTTGATTGCGTTCATATACAAGAGGTCCGCGCAGAACTTTTAGCTGTAACAGAGCGGGCGCTTGATAAACAGAGGTTGAAGAATTTAATGACCCTGCTTAAACCTTCAAAAGATAATTTTATTGTATCTGAGGCAGATAATGAAGATGGTTTGTATGCAGGACAGCAGCCGGGGTACAGGCAGATGAGGTTTGAAGGATTTCCGCTTAAAGACGGCTTCGGCGAAGGGAAATCACTGCAGAAAAAGGCCTTGGTTAATTTTGCCAAAATGCTGACTGTAAGTTTTGACATGAGAAAGCTCTTCAATCATTTTATGGATTCAGTTGCAGAGATTATTCATGTAAGCAAAATGTCAGTCATGCTTAAAGACAAGGACGGTTTTTATATTAAGACTCACTATGGGCTTGACCCCTACATTGCCGATAATCTCAGATTAAAAAAAGACAGCGCGCTTGTAATATGGCTTGCCAGAACCGGCAGGATAAGGCACAAGCCTTTAAGCCCCGGAGACACGGCCTCTGTAAATATAAATAAAGAAATGGAACTCCTGCAGTGTTCATTTTCCTTCCCGCTGCTGCACAAAGGGAAGCTGATAGGCATTTTTAATATAGATAATAAAATTACTGAAGAGCCATTTTACAGGGAAGAGCTTGAGATAATATATGTTCTCTGCAATTACCTTGCTGCTGCGGTGAAGGATATAGATTTATATCATCAGATACGGTATCAGAAGGAATTTACAAAAAATATTCTTTCCAGCATGACAAGCGGTGTGATTGCCATTGATAAAGATGAGAAGATTACTGTCTTCAACCAGCAGGCGGGCGTGATTTTAGATATGAACCCCGCAGAGATGATAGGCTGCGATTTAAGAAGCCTGCCTTCTCCTTTAGGCGACCTGCTTTATGAAACAATGACGACAGGCACGACTTATAGACGTTATGAGGCCGAGATTCTTGAGAAGAAACTGCCTATTGGGATAAACAGTTATAGGCTGCTTGATGAAGGTCAAAGCCCTGCCGGCGCCGGCATTGTTTTCAGCGACTTGTCCGACTTTAAAGGGCTTGAAGAGCAGAAAAGAAGGGTGGAGAGGCTTGAAACAATGAACGACCTTATGGCAAAGATTGCCCATGAAGTCAGAAATCCCATGACATCCATTTATACCTATACACAGCTTCTGCACGACAAATATAAGGATGAAGAGCTGAATAATTTTTATACAACCGCAGTATTTCAGGCAATCCATAAACTGGACAGCCTTATTGATAAACTTGTGATATTTTCAAGCAAGCCCGAGTATAACCTTAATAAAGAAAATCTGAATTCTATTATTGACGAATCTGCTGATTATATCAAAAAAACACTGCCCGAATCACACAAATTTTCAAAACAGAATTTTGACATAAAAGTATTTGTCCATGCCGACAGAAAGCTTCTTGCAAAGGCCATCTGCTACCTGATTTTTAACGCAATTGATTTAACACCCAAAGGCGCCTTTATTTACCTCGGTGCAAATAACATGTCAGACGACGGGGCATATGCGGAGATATTAATAAGATATAACGGCGTGGAGCTTTCCGATAAGGAAAGGCAGGATATGTTAAAGCCGCTTGTAAATATTGACAACCTCGGCAGTGAGCTGAATATCCCGATCAGCCGCAAAATTATTGAAGAACATAATGGAAGCCTTGATTTAAAAAGCGGGCAGGGAGCTAACTCCTTTGTAATCAGATTACCTGTCATTGACAGGGTTGAAGAGTTGAACGGCTCAAGGTCTATAACCTATAAAGGGGGAGATAATTAA